The Pedobacter mucosus genome window below encodes:
- a CDS encoding M61 family metallopeptidase, whose product MFNKKSILSLVLSLTCIMAARAQVKISYEVSFREPQAHYAEVQMNISGLAKDYVDVKMPVWTPGSYLIREFEKSVEEFTASAAGKTVKVEKVRKNTWRIFSAKAANIKINYRVYAFEISVRTPFIDESHAFLSPTGIFMHPDGMIKSPSTVKIIPFNKWTKVSTGLTPVAGEAFTYKATDFDILYDSPIEVGNQDIFEFTASGVRHEVAMYGGGNYDKEKLKVDMAKIVDQETAVYGENPNKYYLFIVHNFLRGGGGLEHLNSTTLGASRDGYGTEGGYKGFLGLVAHEYHHLWNVKRLRPVALGPFDYDNENYTTNLWVAEGFTSYYENKYMHRAGFVDANGFVNALAGGIATVLNTPGAKYQSAASSSYDAWIISYRPNENSRNNSISYYSKGEVIGILMDLEIINATKGTKSLDDVMKAMYLQCKTLKRGYTDAEFKAMVEKISGINFTNFWAKYVNGVDDAEYAKYFAYAGVDVSSENATPNKPVTGASGQLTNNGTIAITATTRNSAAWIGGLNVNDEVISLDDVTVNDALSNIKLRSPMLSLDVLPVVSKKNIGESLKLKIKRDGLEKEITLTLKANPSVRLKATINENATPAQKVVLKKWTGS is encoded by the coding sequence ATGTTTAATAAAAAATCGATTTTAAGTTTAGTTCTATCACTTACGTGTATTATGGCAGCCAGGGCGCAGGTAAAAATTAGCTATGAGGTTTCATTTAGGGAACCACAAGCACATTATGCAGAAGTTCAAATGAATATTTCTGGCTTAGCAAAAGATTATGTTGATGTAAAGATGCCAGTTTGGACACCAGGTTCTTATTTGATTAGAGAATTTGAAAAGAGTGTAGAAGAATTTACAGCATCAGCTGCTGGCAAAACAGTTAAAGTTGAAAAGGTTAGAAAAAATACATGGAGAATATTTTCTGCAAAGGCCGCCAACATTAAAATCAATTACCGTGTTTATGCATTTGAAATTTCGGTTCGTACACCGTTTATTGATGAATCACATGCATTTTTATCTCCTACAGGAATTTTTATGCATCCTGACGGAATGATTAAATCACCAAGCACTGTAAAAATTATTCCCTTTAATAAATGGACTAAAGTTTCTACAGGTTTAACACCCGTTGCTGGCGAAGCTTTTACTTATAAAGCAACGGATTTCGATATTTTATATGATAGTCCGATAGAAGTTGGAAACCAGGATATTTTTGAATTTACGGCTTCAGGCGTTCGCCATGAGGTAGCCATGTACGGCGGCGGTAACTACGATAAGGAAAAACTTAAAGTAGATATGGCTAAAATTGTAGATCAGGAAACGGCAGTTTATGGTGAAAATCCAAATAAATATTATTTATTTATCGTACATAATTTCTTGAGAGGTGGTGGCGGTTTAGAGCATTTAAACTCTACAACTTTAGGCGCATCAAGAGATGGATATGGAACAGAGGGCGGTTACAAAGGCTTTTTGGGCTTAGTAGCACACGAATATCATCACCTTTGGAATGTTAAGCGTTTACGTCCGGTTGCCTTAGGTCCGTTTGATTATGATAATGAAAATTATACCACCAACCTTTGGGTTGCTGAAGGTTTTACTTCATATTATGAGAACAAATACATGCATAGAGCAGGCTTTGTTGATGCAAATGGGTTTGTAAATGCTCTAGCTGGCGGAATAGCAACCGTTTTAAATACGCCAGGTGCAAAATATCAATCAGCTGCTTCTTCTAGTTATGATGCCTGGATTATCAGTTACCGTCCAAATGAAAACTCTAGAAACAATTCAATTTCTTATTACAGTAAAGGTGAAGTAATCGGAATTTTAATGGATTTAGAAATCATCAATGCAACAAAGGGCACAAAAAGTTTAGATGATGTTATGAAAGCCATGTATTTACAATGCAAAACTTTAAAACGTGGTTATACAGATGCTGAATTTAAAGCGATGGTAGAAAAAATTTCAGGCATTAATTTTACCAACTTTTGGGCAAAATATGTAAACGGCGTTGATGATGCAGAATATGCAAAATATTTCGCTTATGCTGGGGTGGATGTTTCATCAGAAAATGCAACGCCAAATAAACCGGTAACTGGTGCCAGCGGACAATTAACAAATAACGGAACAATAGCCATTACGGCCACAACTAGAAACTCGGCTGCGTGGATTGGTGGCTTAAACGTTAATGATGAGGTTATTTCTTTAGATGATGTTACTGTAAATGATGCATTATCGAATATTAAATTAAGAAGCCCTATGCTTTCTTTAGATGTTTTGCCTGTTGTAAGTAAGAAAAATATTGGTGAGTCTTTAAAATTAAAAATTAAACGTGATGGCTTAGAAAAAGAGATCACTTTAACTTTAAAAGCAAACCCAAGTGTAAGGTTAAAAGCGACCATAAATGAAAACGCAACACCTGCTCAAAAAGTAGTATTAAAAAAATGGACAGGAAGTTAA
- a CDS encoding efflux RND transporter permease subunit, which produces MFGKFIQRPVLSIVISLIIVFLGVLAISYLPVTQFPSISPPKVNITAEYPGANNELLIKSVVIPLERALNGVPGMKYIASDAGNDGEASIQVVFNLGTDPNQASLNVQNRVAAVTNKLPPLVVREGVKITREESNMLMYINLYSKDPKMNQNFLYNFADINLLAELKRVDGVGFADILGDRDYAMRIWLKPDRMQAYKISVDEIMKSLDEQSLEASPGKTGESSGRRSQAFEYVLKYSGRFNTKEGYENIILKSNPNGEMLRLKDVADVDFSSSAYNLYSTLNGKASAAIVLKQSYGSNASQVIKDVKAKMAEIKGSSFPKGMDYEISYDVSKFLDASIEKVIHTLVEAFMLVGLVVFLFLGDWRSTVIPAIAVPVSLIGTFVFMQFFGITLNLITLFALVLAIGVVVDDAIVVIEAVHAKMALNPKLSPLRATQEAMKEISGAIIAITFLMASVFIPVTFMSGPVGIFYRQFSITMATAIILSGVVALTLTPALCAMMLKNHHGKPQKKTFIDTFLDGFNRGFAKLTGKYELILTKVVSRRLLTFAVLIVFCLGIWGLSGIVPSGFIPNEDQGMVYAIIQTPPGSTLERTDQIAEKLQKICQTVDGVKSVSSLAGYEILTEGTGSNSGTCLINLKDWNERKNSAQDVINELEQKAKSIPGATVEFFQPPAVPGYGAAGGFELRLLDKAGSGDYKKMETVANNFVKELNKQKELSSVFTFYSASFPQYMLKIDNDIAQQKGVTIDNAMNTLSTFVGSNYETSFIKYDHQYKVMVQALPQYRALPADILKLSVKNDRDEMVPFSVFMKMEKVYGLSEITRHNMYNSAEISGQAAPGYSSGEAIKAITEVAKKTLPRGFGIDWAGISKDEVSRGNEAIYIFLICLGFVYLVLAAQYESFILPLSVIFSLPAGIFGAFLFLKLLGLENNIYAQVAMVMLIGLLGKNAVLIVEFAVQRHAQGLSVLRAAMEGASVRFRPILMTSFAFIAGLIPLMMASGPGKIGNRTIGSAAAGGMLFGTIFGVVIIPGLYFIFASIAEKYKLNKVELEDPLTEEIEDNVQK; this is translated from the coding sequence ATGTTTGGCAAGTTCATACAAAGGCCCGTCCTTTCTATCGTTATATCGCTTATCATTGTGTTTCTTGGTGTGTTGGCGATCAGCTATCTTCCAGTAACCCAATTTCCTTCAATCTCTCCGCCTAAAGTAAATATTACTGCAGAATACCCTGGAGCAAATAACGAACTATTAATAAAATCGGTGGTTATTCCGCTCGAACGTGCACTTAATGGTGTACCCGGAATGAAATATATCGCTTCAGATGCTGGTAATGATGGTGAAGCCAGTATTCAGGTTGTTTTTAACTTGGGTACTGATCCAAATCAGGCATCACTAAATGTTCAAAATCGTGTAGCCGCAGTTACGAATAAACTTCCGCCTTTGGTGGTTCGAGAAGGTGTTAAAATTACGCGTGAGGAATCTAACATGTTGATGTACATTAACTTGTACAGCAAGGATCCTAAAATGAATCAAAACTTCCTTTATAATTTTGCTGATATAAATTTATTAGCTGAGTTAAAAAGGGTTGATGGAGTAGGTTTTGCCGATATTTTAGGTGATCGTGATTATGCAATGCGGATATGGCTTAAACCTGATCGGATGCAGGCGTACAAAATTTCTGTTGATGAAATTATGAAATCGCTTGATGAGCAAAGTTTAGAAGCGTCGCCTGGTAAAACTGGAGAAAGCTCTGGCAGAAGATCTCAGGCTTTTGAATATGTGCTAAAATATTCGGGAAGATTTAATACCAAAGAAGGCTATGAAAATATCATTCTAAAGTCCAATCCTAATGGAGAAATGTTGCGTTTAAAGGACGTAGCAGATGTTGATTTCAGCAGTTCAGCTTATAATTTATATTCTACCTTAAACGGAAAAGCATCGGCAGCGATTGTTTTAAAACAATCTTACGGTAGTAATGCAAGTCAGGTTATTAAGGATGTTAAAGCAAAAATGGCCGAAATTAAAGGCAGTTCATTTCCAAAAGGAATGGATTATGAAATAAGCTACGACGTTTCTAAATTTCTTGATGCTTCTATTGAAAAGGTAATTCACACTTTGGTTGAGGCCTTTATGTTGGTTGGCTTGGTCGTTTTTCTTTTTCTTGGAGATTGGCGTTCAACCGTTATTCCGGCAATTGCCGTTCCTGTTTCCCTGATTGGAACCTTTGTTTTCATGCAGTTTTTCGGTATTACCTTAAACTTAATTACTTTATTCGCATTGGTGCTTGCTATTGGGGTGGTTGTGGATGATGCAATTGTAGTGATCGAGGCCGTCCATGCAAAAATGGCGCTCAATCCAAAGCTTTCCCCATTACGAGCCACGCAAGAGGCAATGAAAGAAATTAGCGGCGCTATTATCGCCATCACATTTTTAATGGCATCGGTGTTTATTCCGGTAACTTTTATGAGTGGTCCGGTGGGGATATTTTACAGACAGTTTTCCATCACAATGGCTACGGCGATTATTTTATCAGGTGTTGTTGCGCTAACACTTACGCCGGCTTTATGTGCCATGATGCTAAAAAATCATCATGGAAAACCGCAAAAGAAAACTTTTATTGATACCTTTCTTGATGGATTTAACCGCGGTTTTGCAAAGCTTACTGGCAAGTATGAATTGATATTAACCAAAGTTGTTAGCCGCCGCCTACTTACGTTCGCTGTTCTTATCGTATTTTGTTTGGGCATTTGGGGTTTAAGCGGAATTGTTCCGTCTGGGTTTATTCCGAATGAAGATCAGGGAATGGTTTATGCCATCATTCAAACGCCGCCAGGTTCTACCTTGGAGCGTACCGACCAGATTGCAGAGAAGCTTCAAAAAATTTGTCAGACAGTTGATGGTGTGAAATCAGTTTCCTCTTTAGCAGGATATGAAATTTTAACTGAGGGTACAGGATCAAATTCTGGAACCTGTTTAATCAATCTAAAAGATTGGAATGAACGTAAAAATTCTGCCCAGGATGTAATAAATGAGCTTGAGCAAAAAGCAAAATCGATTCCTGGAGCAACGGTAGAATTCTTTCAGCCACCAGCAGTTCCAGGTTATGGTGCGGCAGGGGGTTTCGAACTTCGTTTGTTGGATAAGGCAGGAAGTGGCGACTATAAAAAGATGGAAACTGTTGCAAATAATTTCGTAAAGGAACTTAATAAGCAAAAGGAATTATCATCAGTATTTACTTTCTACAGTGCCAGTTTTCCTCAATATATGTTGAAGATTGACAATGATATTGCCCAACAAAAAGGGGTTACCATAGATAATGCAATGAATACGCTTTCTACTTTCGTAGGAAGTAATTACGAAACAAGTTTTATTAAATACGATCACCAGTACAAGGTAATGGTACAAGCATTGCCACAATACAGGGCTTTGCCAGCTGATATTTTAAAGCTATCGGTAAAAAATGATCGCGATGAAATGGTTCCTTTTTCGGTATTTATGAAGATGGAAAAAGTGTATGGTTTATCTGAAATTACCAGGCATAATATGTACAATTCGGCAGAAATTAGCGGTCAGGCAGCGCCAGGTTATAGTTCTGGCGAAGCCATAAAAGCAATTACGGAAGTTGCCAAAAAAACACTTCCTCGTGGTTTTGGTATCGATTGGGCTGGTATTTCTAAGGATGAAGTTTCAAGAGGAAATGAGGCGATTTATATTTTCTTAATCTGTTTAGGCTTTGTTTATTTAGTACTGGCCGCCCAATATGAAAGTTTCATATTGCCACTATCTGTAATCTTTTCTTTACCTGCCGGGATTTTTGGTGCATTCCTATTCCTCAAACTCTTAGGCTTAGAAAATAACATTTATGCACAGGTAGCTATGGTGATGCTTATTGGTTTGCTCGGTAAAAATGCCGTGTTAATCGTAGAGTTTGCGGTACAGCGGCATGCCCAGGGTTTATCTGTTTTAAGGGCAGCAATGGAGGGGGCAAGTGTTCGTTTCCGCCCAATTTTAATGACATCATTTGCTTTCATTGCAGGTTTAATTCCTTTGATGATGGCAAGTGGTCCGGGAAAAATTGGTAATAGAACCATTGGTTCAGCAGCCGCGGGCGGTATGTTATTTGGTACTATTTTCGGGGTTGTAATTATACCTGGTTTATATTTCATATTTGCCAGCATTGCCGAAAAATACAAACTGAACAAAGTTGAATTAGAAGATCCATTAACTGAAGAAATCGAAGACAATGTCCAAAAATAA
- a CDS encoding efflux RND transporter periplasmic adaptor subunit, with protein MKKRYIVYAVLALGLAYLIYYRIKANNKLEGKGGATTAAGKGAKDGKSGALAVDGIIVKLTSFDTDLEVTGAIEANESVVLKSEVSGLVTGIFFNEGTTVSKGSILVKINDRDIQAQLQEALTKQNLSGTNENRAQQLLEKGAISQEEYDTSLADLKSLKAQSQLIRAQLAKATIRAPFSGKIGLRSISAGTYLTPATVIANLVSTNPVKITFSVPEKYAGQIKLGSTISFTTDGSSKENVGKVYAIEPGINAATRTLQIRALAPNANNALLPGSFAKIKLALNTLQNAILIPNEAVVPVLKGKIVYIQKDGKAKEVKVEAGTRTDENIVITSGLKAGDTVLTTGSMALKKDAPVKVHLVKQ; from the coding sequence ATGAAAAAAAGATACATTGTTTACGCTGTTTTGGCTTTAGGCTTGGCCTATTTAATTTATTATCGAATTAAAGCAAATAATAAACTAGAAGGAAAAGGAGGCGCTACTACTGCAGCAGGTAAAGGTGCAAAAGATGGTAAATCTGGCGCCTTAGCTGTTGATGGGATTATTGTCAAATTAACAAGCTTTGATACCGATTTAGAAGTAACCGGCGCTATTGAAGCAAATGAATCGGTTGTTCTTAAAAGTGAAGTTTCTGGCTTGGTTACTGGCATTTTCTTTAACGAAGGCACAACTGTTTCAAAAGGAAGTATTTTAGTAAAAATTAACGATAGAGATATTCAGGCCCAATTGCAAGAGGCTTTAACAAAACAAAATCTATCTGGCACTAACGAAAATAGAGCGCAGCAGTTGCTAGAAAAAGGAGCAATCAGTCAGGAAGAATATGATACTTCGCTTGCCGATTTAAAATCTTTAAAAGCTCAATCTCAACTAATAAGAGCTCAATTAGCTAAGGCTACAATCAGGGCACCTTTTTCAGGAAAAATTGGTTTACGAAGCATATCTGCAGGAACTTATTTAACGCCTGCAACTGTAATTGCAAATTTGGTAAGTACTAATCCGGTAAAAATCACTTTTTCGGTTCCAGAAAAATATGCCGGACAAATAAAATTAGGATCAACAATTTCATTTACTACAGATGGGTCTTCAAAAGAAAATGTTGGCAAGGTTTACGCCATAGAACCTGGAATTAATGCGGCAACCAGAACTTTACAAATTAGGGCCTTGGCTCCGAACGCCAATAACGCGTTGCTTCCTGGTTCGTTTGCTAAAATAAAACTTGCGTTAAATACTTTGCAAAATGCAATTCTTATTCCTAACGAAGCAGTAGTTCCAGTTTTAAAGGGAAAAATTGTTTACATCCAGAAAGATGGAAAAGCGAAAGAAGTTAAGGTAGAAGCCGGAACAAGAACCGATGAAAACATCGTTATTACATCTGGATTAAAGGCTGGAGATACGGTTTTAACAACTGGGTCTATGGCATTAAAAAAAGATGCGCCCGTAAAAGTTCATTTGGTTAAACAATAA
- a CDS encoding efflux RND transporter periplasmic adaptor subunit — protein MKRNVMCLALSALLYVTGCTSKKEEKEEVVTYAVTTPLQIDTSFTKEYVSQIKSVRNIEIRGQEKGYLQNIYVDEGQHVKAGQILFRIMPKMLQAELLKAQAETKAAEIELQNTKMLTDKNVVSKNELAMAKAKLQSANAETSMAKMHLGFTEIRAPFDGTIDRIPLKLGSMVEEGALLTSLSDNSQVYAYFNVSEPEYLNYQSAVKAKGQQEVSLLLANNEMLKAKGKVELIESEFDSETGNIAFRARFNNADNLLRNGETGKIQMVVPLKNAIIIPQKATYDIQDKTFVFVVDSKNKVHSRAITIGGELPDLYIITNGIAAGDKILLEGVQNVKDDDKITYKFQKPLDVIKQLRLKTE, from the coding sequence ATGAAAAGAAATGTCATGTGCCTCGCTTTGAGTGCTTTGCTTTACGTTACAGGTTGTACATCAAAAAAAGAAGAAAAAGAAGAGGTTGTTACTTATGCGGTTACTACGCCGTTACAAATCGATACTTCGTTTACAAAAGAGTATGTTTCGCAGATTAAATCTGTGCGGAATATCGAAATTCGCGGACAAGAAAAAGGCTACCTACAAAACATTTATGTTGATGAAGGTCAGCATGTAAAAGCAGGTCAGATTTTGTTCAGAATTATGCCTAAAATGTTGCAAGCAGAGCTTTTGAAAGCTCAGGCTGAAACAAAGGCGGCCGAAATCGAACTCCAAAACACAAAAATGTTAACCGACAAAAATGTGGTTTCGAAAAATGAACTCGCCATGGCGAAAGCCAAACTTCAATCTGCAAATGCAGAAACATCGATGGCTAAAATGCATTTAGGTTTTACCGAAATAAGAGCACCATTTGATGGCACAATCGATCGTATTCCTTTAAAACTTGGAAGTATGGTAGAAGAAGGCGCACTATTAACTAGCCTATCTGATAACAGTCAGGTTTATGCATATTTTAATGTTTCCGAACCAGAATATCTCAATTATCAATCAGCAGTTAAGGCGAAAGGGCAGCAAGAAGTTAGCCTGTTACTTGCCAATAATGAAATGTTGAAAGCAAAAGGTAAAGTGGAACTAATTGAAAGTGAATTTGATAGCGAAACTGGAAACATTGCTTTCAGAGCAAGATTTAACAATGCTGATAACTTGCTTAGAAATGGCGAAACAGGAAAAATTCAAATGGTTGTTCCTTTAAAAAATGCCATTATTATTCCGCAAAAAGCAACTTATGACATCCAAGATAAAACCTTCGTTTTTGTGGTGGATAGCAAAAATAAAGTGCACTCGCGGGCCATCACCATTGGCGGCGAACTGCCAGATTTATACATCATAACCAATGGAATTGCTGCTGGCGATAAGATCTTATTAGAGGGTGTCCAAAACGTGAAAGACGACGATAAGATTACCTATAAATTCCAGAAACCCCTGGATGTTATTAAACAATTGAGATTAAAAACAGAATAA
- a CDS encoding efflux RND transporter permease subunit, translating into MSISTTSIKRPVLAIVMNLMIVLFGVIGYTFLGVREYPSIDPTVVSVRTSYPGANSDIIESQITEPLEKSINSIDGIRNISSSSNQGTSNITIEFNLDKNIEEAANDVRDKVSQAARTLPKDIDGLPVVSKADANSDPILSLTIQSDKRNTLELSDFAENVIADRIQTIPGVSSVQIQGQRKYAMRIWMDPNKLSAYGLTSQDIVTALDNENVELPSGKITGATTELTVKTLGKLTNETEFNNLILKTDSNQVIKLKDVGYAVLGPENEETILRESGRPMVAIAIIPQPGANYLDISKEFYNRFDKLKADIPQDIKLKVALDNTLFIKRSVTEVAETIGLSLVLVILIIYLFFRDWAIAFRPLIDIPVSLVFTFFIMYAFGFSINVLSLLAIVLATGLVVDDGIVVTENIFKKVEEGMSPIEAAIKGSNEIFFAVISISITLAAVFLPVIFLQGFVGRLFREFGVVIGAAVLISAFVSLTLTPMLNAYLMKKGGHKPSRFYNWTEPFFVKMNDAYQSNLNKFLDRRWLSIPIILVCMGLIFLFWKILPKETAPYDDRSAINISASTPEGASFNYTDKFIMKLNQLVIDSVPEKNVNITITSPGFGGSGSVNSGFVRMGLVDPEDRSRSQKEIADQLTKITKKFTEGKTIVNQQPTISVGRRGGLPISYIIQAQNFEKLREKVPQFMDAVAKDPTFTVSDVNLKFNKPEINLTIDRDKAKNLGVSIAAIAQTLNLGLSGQRFSYFFMNGKQYQVIGQFDRGDRKDPLDLSSVYVRNDKGDLVQLDNVVTAKEESSPPQLYRNNRFIAATVSAGLAPGKSIGEGIDAMDAIAKKVLDESFSTDLSGESRDFKESSSNTFFAFGLALLLVYLILSAQFESFKDPVIIILTVPMAVAGAFLSLWLCGQSWNIFSQIGTIMLIGLVTKNGILIVEFANQLKEKGIPIPEAIREASVSRLRPILMTSLAIAIGALPIALALGAAAKSRMSMGTVIVGGTLFSLILTLFVIPAIYSYWAKPYKPNKELKEAHRFEKEALNIED; encoded by the coding sequence ATGAGTATTTCAACCACGAGCATAAAAAGACCCGTTCTAGCGATTGTAATGAACCTCATGATTGTCCTTTTCGGGGTAATTGGTTATACATTTCTGGGCGTTAGGGAATATCCATCAATTGATCCAACGGTAGTTTCTGTTCGAACCTCGTATCCGGGAGCAAACTCGGATATTATTGAATCGCAGATTACAGAACCTTTAGAAAAATCCATTAACTCAATTGATGGGATACGGAATATTTCATCCTCCAGTAATCAAGGAACCAGTAACATCACTATAGAATTTAACCTCGATAAAAATATTGAGGAAGCTGCAAATGATGTTCGTGATAAAGTTTCGCAAGCCGCTAGAACATTACCAAAGGATATTGACGGCTTGCCTGTAGTAAGTAAGGCAGATGCAAACTCCGATCCTATTCTTTCCTTAACCATCCAAAGTGATAAAAGAAACACGCTAGAATTGAGTGATTTTGCGGAGAATGTTATCGCAGATCGTATACAAACCATTCCAGGTGTAAGTAGTGTTCAAATTCAGGGGCAACGAAAATATGCCATGCGAATTTGGATGGATCCAAATAAATTAAGCGCTTACGGCTTAACCTCGCAAGATATTGTTACTGCTTTAGATAATGAAAACGTAGAACTTCCTTCAGGAAAAATTACTGGGGCTACAACAGAATTAACAGTTAAAACTTTAGGTAAACTAACCAATGAAACGGAATTTAATAACCTCATTCTTAAAACAGACAGTAATCAGGTTATCAAGTTAAAAGATGTTGGTTATGCAGTTTTGGGTCCGGAAAATGAAGAAACAATTTTAAGAGAATCTGGTCGGCCAATGGTTGCAATTGCTATTATTCCACAGCCAGGCGCAAATTACCTTGATATTAGCAAAGAATTTTATAACCGTTTCGATAAGTTAAAAGCGGATATTCCACAAGATATAAAATTGAAAGTGGCGTTGGATAATACGCTTTTTATTAAGCGTTCAGTAACAGAAGTTGCCGAAACCATTGGTTTATCGCTGGTTTTGGTAATCTTAATTATCTATCTTTTCTTTAGAGATTGGGCCATCGCTTTCCGACCTTTAATTGATATTCCCGTATCGTTAGTATTCACTTTTTTTATCATGTACGCCTTTGGCTTTTCGATAAACGTATTGAGTTTACTGGCCATTGTTTTGGCAACCGGACTAGTGGTGGATGATGGAATCGTGGTAACTGAAAATATTTTCAAAAAGGTTGAAGAAGGCATGTCGCCAATTGAAGCGGCAATCAAGGGCTCAAATGAAATTTTCTTCGCGGTAATTTCAATTTCAATTACGCTTGCAGCAGTATTTTTACCCGTAATATTTTTACAAGGATTTGTTGGACGATTGTTTCGAGAATTTGGCGTAGTAATCGGTGCGGCAGTTTTAATATCTGCTTTTGTGTCGCTTACATTAACACCAATGCTAAATGCTTATTTAATGAAAAAAGGTGGCCATAAGCCTTCCAGGTTTTATAACTGGACGGAGCCATTTTTCGTTAAAATGAACGATGCTTATCAATCCAACTTAAATAAATTTTTAGATAGAAGATGGCTTTCTATTCCCATCATATTAGTTTGTATGGGTTTGATTTTTCTTTTCTGGAAAATTTTACCAAAAGAAACTGCGCCTTATGATGATAGAAGTGCCATAAACATTAGTGCAAGCACTCCAGAAGGCGCATCTTTCAATTATACTGATAAATTTATTATGAAATTGAATCAGTTGGTTATTGATTCTGTTCCGGAGAAAAATGTAAATATTACCATTACCTCGCCTGGTTTTGGCGGTTCAGGCTCTGTAAATTCTGGCTTTGTTAGAATGGGTTTAGTAGATCCTGAGGATCGGAGTCGTTCACAAAAAGAGATTGCAGATCAATTAACTAAAATCACTAAAAAGTTTACCGAAGGGAAAACCATTGTAAATCAACAGCCAACAATTTCTGTTGGTCGCCGAGGCGGATTACCAATTAGTTACATTATTCAAGCTCAAAATTTTGAGAAACTGAGGGAAAAAGTACCTCAATTTATGGATGCTGTTGCTAAAGACCCAACATTTACGGTATCTGATGTTAACCTGAAATTTAACAAGCCAGAAATTAACTTAACTATCGATCGGGATAAAGCTAAAAACTTAGGCGTTTCCATCGCTGCAATTGCACAAACCTTAAATTTAGGTTTAAGTGGGCAGCGTTTCTCTTACTTTTTTATGAATGGGAAACAATATCAGGTTATCGGTCAGTTTGATCGAGGCGATAGAAAAGATCCGCTAGATTTAAGCTCCGTTTATGTTCGAAATGACAAAGGAGATCTTGTTCAACTTGATAACGTAGTAACTGCAAAAGAAGAAAGTAGTCCGCCACAATTGTATAGAAATAATCGTTTTATTGCAGCTACGGTTTCAGCAGGTTTAGCACCAGGAAAAAGTATTGGAGAAGGAATTGATGCCATGGATGCCATTGCTAAAAAAGTATTGGATGAAAGTTTTTCTACCGACTTAAGTGGCGAATCGCGAGATTTTAAGGAAAGTTCTTCAAACACATTTTTCGCTTTTGGTTTAGCCCTTTTATTGGTTTACTTAATCCTCTCTGCACAATTTGAAAGTTTTAAAGATCCGGTAATTATAATATTAACCGTACCAATGGCAGTTGCCGGCGCATTTTTATCGCTTTGGTTATGTGGCCAAAGCTGGAATATTTTTAGCCAGATTGGTACCATTATGTTAATCGGTCTAGTAACTAAAAACGGAATTTTGATTGTAGAATTTGCCAATCAACTTAAAGAAAAAGGAATACCAATTCCAGAGGCTATTCGCGAAGCTTCCGTATCTCGTTTGCGGCCTATTTTAATGACGAGTTTAGCCATTGCTATTGGTGCGCTACCTATCGCGTTAGCATTAGGTGCTGCTGCAAAAAGTAGAATGAGTATGGGAACTGTAATTGTTGGTGGAACGTTGTTTTCACTGATTTTAACCTTATTTGTTATTCCAGCCATCTACTCTTACTGGGCAAAACCATATAAACCAAATAAGGAATTGAAAGAAGCACATCGTTTTGAAAAGGAAGCTTTAAACATAGAAGATTAA